A DNA window from Sphingomonas profundi contains the following coding sequences:
- a CDS encoding esterase/lipase family protein has protein sequence MAQRLVALRHGGPQIETMIHTDPRAHAAADIRAPSLLLASLEMARAAVESSMLAFSGHLLASAPRGDGHPVLVLPGFATDDGATLVLRAFLRQLGYDIHAWELGRNYDHRTVGQNGEHLARRIDAIRAATGKRISLIGWSLGGVIARETARRDPQAVRQVITLGSPFSGNPRATNLNSLYERMTGNVVATPAMVERFTTGHHPLEVPATAIYSKSDGITAWQNCILAQGEQAENVPVYASHFGMVLNPTVFYAIADRLALAEGAWTPFDVSGWRSMFYPRHEC, from the coding sequence ATGGCGCAAAGGCTAGTTGCGCTGCGGCATGGCGGCCCCCAGATCGAGACGATGATACACACCGATCCCCGCGCTCATGCCGCCGCAGACATACGGGCGCCGTCGCTGCTGCTCGCTTCGCTGGAGATGGCGCGGGCGGCGGTCGAGAGTTCGATGCTGGCCTTCTCGGGTCATCTGCTGGCCAGCGCGCCGCGCGGCGACGGCCATCCCGTGCTGGTGCTGCCCGGCTTCGCGACGGACGACGGCGCGACCCTGGTGCTGCGCGCCTTCCTGCGCCAGCTGGGCTACGACATCCATGCGTGGGAGCTGGGGCGGAATTACGATCACCGCACCGTGGGCCAGAATGGCGAGCATCTCGCCCGCCGCATCGATGCGATCCGCGCGGCGACCGGCAAGCGCATCAGCCTGATCGGCTGGAGCCTGGGCGGCGTGATCGCGCGCGAGACGGCGCGGCGCGATCCGCAGGCGGTGCGTCAGGTGATCACTCTCGGCAGCCCGTTCAGCGGCAACCCGCGCGCGACGAACCTGAACTCGCTGTACGAGCGGATGACGGGCAACGTCGTGGCGACGCCGGCGATGGTCGAGCGGTTCACCACCGGCCACCACCCGCTGGAGGTGCCCGCCACCGCTATCTACAGCAAGAGCGACGGCATCACCGCCTGGCAGAACTGCATCCTGGCGCAGGGCGAGCAGGCGGAGAACGTGCCGGTCTATGCCAGCCACTTCGGTATGGTGCTGAACCCGACCGTATTCTACGCGATCGCCGACCGGCTGGCGCTGGCGGAGGGCGCGTGGACGCCGTTCGACGTGTCCGGCTGGCGATCGATGTTCTACCCGCGGCACGAATGCTGA
- a CDS encoding aldo/keto reductase, with amino-acid sequence MRMNRLGDTGLFVSELCLGTMTFGGGDGMWAQIGQVQQDEADGLVRAATEAGINFIDTADVYSDGRSEEITGQAIRNLGLRRDEIVVATKAYGPTGEGPNSRGSSRLHLIDAVKASLKRLQLDHIDLYQLHGFDPVTPIEESLRALDTLVQHGHVRYVGVSNWAAWQIAKALGIAQRLGLHRFASLQAYYSVAGRDLEREIVPMLRSEGLGLMVWSPLAGGFLSGKYGRDGSTEGDGRRAAFDFPPVDKDRGFDAIDAMRSMAERRGVSVAQIALAWLLHQPAVTSVIVGAKRIEQLADNIAAAKVDLTEEELATLDDISRLPAEYPGWMFERQTYRKAQLEQVPRGGQRA; translated from the coding sequence ATGCGCATGAACAGGCTAGGCGATACCGGGCTCTTCGTGTCCGAACTCTGCCTTGGCACGATGACCTTCGGCGGCGGCGACGGCATGTGGGCGCAGATCGGCCAGGTGCAGCAGGACGAGGCGGACGGCCTGGTTCGCGCGGCGACAGAGGCCGGCATCAACTTCATCGACACCGCCGACGTCTATTCGGACGGCCGATCGGAGGAGATTACCGGGCAGGCGATCCGCAACCTGGGGCTGCGGCGAGACGAGATCGTCGTCGCCACCAAGGCCTACGGGCCTACCGGCGAGGGGCCGAACAGCCGCGGCTCGTCCCGCCTGCACCTGATCGATGCGGTGAAAGCCAGCCTGAAGCGCCTCCAGCTCGATCACATCGATCTCTACCAGCTGCACGGCTTCGATCCGGTCACGCCGATCGAGGAGAGCCTGCGCGCGCTCGACACGCTCGTGCAGCACGGCCATGTCCGCTACGTCGGCGTCTCCAACTGGGCGGCGTGGCAGATCGCCAAGGCGCTCGGCATCGCGCAGCGGCTGGGGCTGCACCGTTTCGCCTCGCTGCAGGCCTATTACTCCGTCGCCGGCCGCGATCTTGAGCGCGAGATCGTGCCGATGCTGCGGTCCGAGGGGCTGGGGCTGATGGTGTGGAGCCCGCTGGCCGGCGGCTTCCTCTCCGGCAAATATGGCCGCGACGGCTCGACCGAGGGCGACGGCCGCCGCGCCGCCTTCGACTTCCCGCCGGTCGACAAGGATCGCGGCTTCGACGCGATCGACGCGATGCGCTCCATGGCGGAGCGGCGCGGCGTCTCGGTCGCGCAGATCGCGCTCGCGTGGCTGCTCCACCAGCCGGCGGTGACGAGCGTGATCGTGGGCGCCAAGCGTATCGAGCAGCTGGCCGACAACATCGCCGCCGCCAAGGTGGACCTGACGGAGGAGGAGCTGGCGACGCTGGACGACATCAGCCGCCTGCCCGCCGAATATCCCGGCTGGATGTTCGAGCGGCAGACCTATCGCAAGGCGCAGCTGGAACAGGTGCCACGCGGCGGCCAGCGGGCATGA
- a CDS encoding phospholipase D-like domain-containing protein, which produces MSVIEPPPSSASILAPGDNCWSIEQASRAAVLIDADAYFAAARAAMLTAKRRIMLIGWDFDGRIELTGVRGAPDAPMRVGDFILWLVNRTPTLEVYLLRWDLGALRTLFRGTTIFTFVKWMWHKRIHTRLDGAHPPGASHHQKIVVIDDCFAFCGGIDMTGDRWDTRAHRDGDPGRRRPGGDAYPPWHDATTALEGDAAARLGELARDRWRIAGGTPLQPITDGAVCWPEGLEPMFRDVAVAISRSRPVLPDLEPIREIERLYLDMIAKARRFIYAESQYFASRRIAEAIARRLDEADGPEIVIVNPLTANGWLEPIAMDSARARLFEALRQRDTHGRLRIYHPYTAAGEPIYVHAKIMIVDEEMIRVGSSNMNNRSLRLDTECDVTIDRACPRNDGCSPTIRAIRDGLIAEHLGSDAATVAEMIDASGSIVATIERLRGTGRSLRPYEVPDLSAVETWLADNEVLDPEGPEEMFEALGKRGLFRRARDRRRAWRALRKPPGRSGKA; this is translated from the coding sequence ATGAGCGTCATCGAGCCCCCGCCTTCCTCCGCCAGCATCCTTGCGCCGGGCGACAATTGCTGGTCGATCGAGCAGGCGAGCCGGGCCGCCGTGCTGATCGATGCCGACGCCTACTTCGCCGCCGCCCGCGCCGCGATGCTGACGGCCAAGCGCCGGATCATGCTGATCGGCTGGGATTTCGACGGCCGGATCGAGCTGACCGGCGTGCGCGGCGCGCCCGATGCGCCGATGCGGGTGGGCGACTTCATTCTCTGGCTGGTCAACCGCACGCCGACGCTGGAAGTGTATCTGCTGCGATGGGATCTCGGCGCGCTGCGCACCCTGTTCCGCGGCACCACGATCTTCACCTTCGTCAAGTGGATGTGGCACAAGCGCATCCACACCCGGCTGGACGGCGCCCACCCGCCGGGCGCGTCGCACCATCAGAAGATCGTCGTGATCGACGATTGCTTCGCCTTCTGCGGCGGCATCGACATGACCGGCGACCGCTGGGACACGCGGGCGCATCGCGATGGCGATCCGGGGCGCAGGCGGCCCGGCGGCGACGCCTACCCGCCGTGGCACGACGCGACGACCGCGCTGGAGGGGGACGCGGCGGCGCGGCTGGGCGAACTGGCGCGCGATCGCTGGCGGATCGCGGGCGGCACCCCGCTGCAGCCGATCACGGACGGCGCGGTGTGCTGGCCGGAGGGGCTGGAGCCGATGTTCCGGGATGTCGCCGTCGCCATATCGCGATCGCGGCCGGTGCTGCCGGATCTGGAGCCGATCCGCGAGATCGAGCGGCTGTACCTGGACATGATCGCCAAGGCCCGCCGGTTCATCTATGCCGAGAGCCAGTATTTCGCCTCGCGCCGCATCGCCGAGGCGATCGCCCGCCGGCTGGACGAGGCGGACGGGCCGGAGATCGTGATCGTCAACCCGCTGACGGCCAATGGCTGGCTGGAGCCGATCGCGATGGACAGCGCGCGCGCCCGCCTGTTCGAGGCGCTGCGCCAGCGCGACACGCACGGCCGCCTGCGCATCTACCACCCCTATACGGCGGCGGGCGAGCCGATCTACGTGCACGCCAAGATCATGATCGTGGACGAGGAGATGATCCGCGTCGGCTCCTCGAACATGAACAACCGCTCGCTGCGGCTGGATACCGAGTGCGACGTGACGATCGACCGCGCCTGCCCGCGCAATGACGGGTGCAGCCCCACCATCCGCGCGATCCGCGACGGTCTGATCGCCGAGCATCTCGGCAGCGACGCGGCGACCGTGGCGGAGATGATCGACGCCTCCGGATCGATCGTCGCCACGATCGAGCGGCTGCGCGGCACGGGCCGATCGCTGCGGCCCTATGAGGTGCCGGATCTCAGCGCCGTGGAGACGTGGCTGGCCGACAACGAGGTGCTCGATCCCGAGGGGCCGGAGGAGATGTTCGAGGCTCTGGGCAAGCGCGGCCTGTTCCGCCGCGCGCGGGACAGGCGACGCGCATGGCGCGCGTTGCGCAAGCCGCCCGGCCGGTCAGGCAAGGCCTGA
- a CDS encoding acyl-CoA dehydrogenase family protein yields the protein MDFELDEDQTMLRDLVEKFAEDRYDLVRRQRYQAEPAGFSGDNWRQLGELGLLALPFGEADGGLAGGPIEIATVMEAAGRALVAEPLLPDLLLAGALIARGGSEAQKAAWLPRIMAGEARVGFAHFEHEARFNLAYVATTATRDGDGARLDGEKTLVLAGAGVDAYIVSARSPGARADGPIDFYLVPADAAGVHARPYRLIDGSLAVELRLQGVAASDPISLAPAALDALLDGARLAACAEMVGIMAMLFEATLDYARTRKQFGVAIGSFQALQHRLADAYVLVEQSRSLMLRAALKSAEAADDRRAATAAAKSFIAAAAVRIGEESIQIHGGIGISDELVIGHGHKRILVLATLFGDSDAELRRYNQLAA from the coding sequence GTGGATTTCGAGCTTGATGAAGACCAGACGATGCTGCGCGATCTCGTCGAGAAGTTCGCCGAGGACCGCTACGATCTGGTGCGCAGGCAGCGCTATCAGGCGGAACCGGCGGGCTTCTCGGGCGACAATTGGCGGCAGCTGGGCGAACTCGGGCTGCTCGCCCTGCCGTTCGGCGAGGCCGATGGCGGCCTGGCCGGCGGCCCGATCGAGATCGCGACCGTCATGGAGGCGGCAGGCCGCGCACTCGTCGCCGAACCGCTGCTGCCCGATCTGCTGCTCGCCGGCGCGCTGATCGCACGGGGCGGCAGCGAGGCGCAGAAGGCCGCCTGGCTGCCGCGCATCATGGCCGGTGAGGCGCGGGTCGGCTTCGCCCACTTCGAGCATGAGGCCCGCTTCAACCTCGCTTATGTCGCCACCACCGCCACGCGCGACGGCGACGGCGCCCGGCTGGACGGCGAGAAGACGCTGGTGCTGGCCGGGGCGGGCGTGGACGCCTACATCGTCTCCGCGCGATCGCCGGGCGCACGCGCCGACGGGCCGATCGACTTCTACCTCGTGCCGGCCGACGCCGCCGGCGTGCACGCCCGCCCCTACCGCCTGATTGACGGATCGCTGGCGGTGGAGCTGCGCCTGCAGGGCGTCGCGGCGAGCGATCCGATCAGCCTTGCCCCCGCCGCGCTTGATGCGCTGCTGGATGGCGCGCGGCTGGCGGCCTGCGCCGAGATGGTCGGCATCATGGCGATGCTGTTCGAGGCGACGCTCGATTATGCTCGCACGCGCAAGCAGTTCGGCGTCGCGATCGGCAGCTTCCAGGCGCTCCAGCACCGTCTGGCGGACGCCTATGTGCTCGTCGAGCAATCCCGCTCGCTGATGCTGCGGGCGGCGCTGAAATCGGCCGAGGCCGCCGACGATCGCCGCGCCGCCACCGCCGCCGCCAAGAGCTTCATCGCCGCCGCCGCCGTGCGGATCGGCGAGGAGTCGATCCAGATCCACGGCGGTATCGGCATATCGGACGAGCTGGTGATCGGCCACGGCCACAAGCGCATTCTGGTGCTCGCGACCCTGTTCGGCGACAGCGACGCGGAACTGCGCCGCTACAACCAGCTGGCCGCCTGA
- a CDS encoding acyl-CoA dehydrogenase family protein has translation MNFEFSADELAFRDEVRAFLDERLTERLREGARATPTVFAEPDISREWQQILNEKGWLGYNWPREYGGTGWSPVQRYIFEKECALADAPELPVLSLKLLAPVLWTFGTPEQKAHYLPRILSGEDYWCQGFSEPGSGSDLASLKTRAVRDGDRYIVNGQKIWTTHAHFADHIFCLVRTDSAVKPQAGISFLLIDMNQPGVQVRKIRGLAGDYEVNEVFLEDAVAPVHDLVGDEGQGWTIAKFLLENERGGSCHAPRLLADLARIRAAAGSEPSGINGALDHDPTFLGRIGRIELDALSLEMIELRILAEVAQGRPPGPQTSVVKLLASNVRQHVDALAMGSYGYAGLQMCDERPLYGNDVPEPIRCRPAQVAPAAYLNGRAWTIFGGSNEIQRTIIAKTVLGL, from the coding sequence ATGAACTTCGAATTTTCCGCAGACGAGCTGGCCTTTCGCGACGAGGTGCGCGCGTTCCTCGACGAGCGCCTGACCGAGCGGTTGCGCGAAGGCGCGCGCGCCACGCCCACCGTGTTCGCCGAGCCGGACATCAGCCGCGAGTGGCAGCAGATCCTGAACGAGAAGGGCTGGCTCGGCTACAACTGGCCCAGGGAATATGGCGGCACGGGCTGGAGCCCGGTGCAGCGCTACATCTTCGAGAAGGAGTGCGCGCTGGCCGACGCGCCCGAGCTGCCGGTGCTGAGCCTGAAGCTGCTGGCGCCGGTGCTCTGGACGTTCGGCACGCCCGAGCAGAAGGCGCACTATCTGCCGCGCATCCTCTCCGGCGAGGATTACTGGTGCCAGGGCTTCTCGGAGCCCGGCTCCGGATCCGATCTGGCGAGCCTGAAGACGCGGGCGGTGCGCGACGGCGATCGCTACATCGTCAACGGCCAGAAGATCTGGACCACCCACGCCCATTTTGCCGACCATATCTTCTGCCTCGTCCGTACCGACTCGGCGGTGAAACCGCAGGCCGGCATCAGCTTCCTGCTGATCGACATGAACCAGCCGGGCGTGCAGGTGCGCAAGATTCGCGGCCTGGCCGGCGACTATGAGGTGAACGAGGTCTTCCTCGAGGACGCCGTCGCGCCCGTTCACGATCTGGTCGGCGACGAGGGGCAGGGCTGGACCATCGCCAAGTTCCTGCTGGAGAATGAGCGCGGCGGCTCCTGCCACGCGCCGCGCCTGCTGGCCGATCTCGCCCGGATCCGCGCCGCCGCCGGCTCCGAGCCGTCGGGCATCAACGGCGCGCTCGATCACGACCCGACCTTCCTCGGCCGCATCGGCCGGATCGAGCTGGACGCGCTCTCCCTCGAGATGATCGAGCTGCGCATTCTGGCGGAGGTGGCGCAGGGGCGGCCGCCGGGGCCGCAGACGTCGGTGGTGAAGCTGCTCGCCTCAAACGTGCGCCAGCATGTCGATGCGCTGGCGATGGGCAGCTATGGCTATGCCGGCCTGCAGATGTGCGACGAGCGGCCGCTCTACGGCAACGACGTGCCGGAGCCGATCCGCTGCCGCCCGGCGCAGGTGGCGCCGGCGGCCTATCTCAACGGCCGCGCGTGGACGATCTTCGGCGGCAGCAACGAGATCCAGCGCACGATCATCGCCAAGACCGTGCTGGGACTGTAG
- a CDS encoding alpha/beta fold hydrolase, with protein sequence MSEADPAAADAVAARVRLEVERAIQRNIKGLEFLSAPRQPVGACEKDVLHRRGTLNLYHYRPLVDEVYRVPVLLVMAPSNKGYIFDLARGQSLVEFLLMRGYDVFMIDWAAPRSDEKTLALKDYVLDFLPDCIDRVLAATGEPDVSLAGYCMGGTLSVLYATLFPEGPLKNLVCFATPIDFAQMTLFRAWSDKAHFDVDRLVDRVGNIPGDLILGAFDLMRPANRTAGVLHLWNNMWNDEFVKSYRMFDRWAAETLPLPGEFFRDITKQFMWANALYEDALEIGGRPARLAAITAPVCNIIAQHDHVVPFEAAHPLTQKISSSEVFETVVKGGHVSVVAGVAALKRLWPTIDTWLAGRST encoded by the coding sequence GTGAGCGAAGCCGATCCGGCCGCCGCCGATGCCGTGGCGGCGCGCGTCCGCCTGGAGGTGGAGCGCGCGATCCAGCGCAACATCAAGGGCCTAGAATTCCTCTCCGCGCCGCGCCAGCCGGTGGGCGCGTGCGAGAAGGATGTGCTCCACCGCCGCGGCACGCTGAACCTCTACCACTACCGTCCGCTGGTGGACGAGGTGTATCGCGTGCCCGTGCTGCTGGTGATGGCGCCCAGCAACAAGGGCTATATCTTCGATCTGGCACGCGGCCAGAGCCTCGTCGAGTTCCTGCTGATGCGCGGCTACGACGTGTTCATGATCGACTGGGCGGCGCCGCGCAGCGACGAGAAGACGCTGGCGCTGAAGGATTACGTCCTCGATTTCCTGCCCGACTGCATCGATCGCGTGCTGGCCGCGACGGGCGAGCCGGACGTGTCGCTGGCCGGCTACTGCATGGGCGGCACGCTCTCCGTACTCTACGCCACCTTGTTTCCGGAGGGGCCGCTCAAGAACCTCGTCTGCTTCGCCACGCCGATCGACTTCGCGCAGATGACGCTGTTCCGCGCCTGGTCAGACAAGGCGCACTTCGATGTCGACCGGCTCGTCGACCGGGTGGGCAACATCCCCGGCGATCTGATCCTGGGCGCCTTCGATCTGATGCGCCCGGCCAACCGCACCGCCGGCGTGCTGCACCTCTGGAACAACATGTGGAATGACGAATTCGTCAAGTCGTACCGCATGTTCGATCGCTGGGCGGCGGAGACGCTGCCGCTGCCGGGCGAGTTCTTCCGCGACATCACCAAGCAGTTCATGTGGGCCAACGCCCTGTACGAGGACGCGCTGGAGATTGGCGGCCGGCCCGCCCGCCTCGCCGCGATCACCGCGCCCGTGTGCAACATCATCGCCCAGCACGATCATGTCGTGCCGTTCGAGGCGGCGCACCCGCTCACCCAGAAGATCTCGTCCAGCGAGGTCTTCGAAACCGTCGTGAAGGGCGGCCATGTCAGCGTGGTGGCGGGTGTCGCCGCGCTGAAACGCCTGTGGCCCACGATCGACACCTGGCTTGCCGGAAGGTCCACCTGA
- a CDS encoding HU family DNA-binding protein, with the protein MNHSDLIEHIATTQDVTKADAKKLVEGIFSAIADAAGKDGEVSINGFGKFRVTDSPERDGRNPATGEAMKIKASKRFAFTASKTLKDKLNG; encoded by the coding sequence ATGAATCACAGCGATCTGATCGAGCATATCGCCACCACCCAGGACGTCACCAAGGCCGATGCGAAGAAGCTCGTCGAGGGCATCTTCTCGGCCATCGCCGATGCCGCCGGGAAGGATGGCGAGGTCTCGATCAACGGCTTCGGCAAATTCCGCGTCACCGACAGCCCGGAGCGCGACGGCCGCAACCCGGCGACCGGCGAGGCGATGAAGATCAAGGCGTCCAAGCGTTTCGCCTTCACCGCCTCCAAGACGCTGAAGGACAAGCTGAACGGCTGA
- a CDS encoding GNAT family N-acetyltransferase: MSDVRDAPSESRFVLKEAGGTAFAAYQRRGESIVFTHTEVPDALAGHGVGSRLVRGALDAARAEGLTVVPECSFVRDYIDRHPEYRDLL, from the coding sequence GTGAGCGACGTGCGCGACGCGCCGTCGGAGAGCCGCTTCGTGCTGAAAGAGGCCGGCGGCACGGCCTTCGCCGCCTACCAGCGGCGGGGCGAGAGCATCGTCTTCACCCACACCGAGGTGCCGGACGCGCTGGCCGGCCACGGCGTCGGCAGCCGCCTGGTGCGCGGCGCGCTGGATGCGGCACGGGCGGAGGGGCTGACGGTGGTGCCCGAGTGCAGCTTCGTGCGCGACTATATCGATCGCCACCCCGAATATCGCGACCTGCTGTAG
- a CDS encoding GNAT family N-acetyltransferase, translating to MPAAHDYPRLIPLGEVTFELRLMGPDDAAAVLAFAAGMPHHDLLFLQRDIRNPRVVAAWIDQIAAGNIVTVLAVRDGRVQGCAAIVRDGLSWSPHVGECRVVVAPDARGHGLGREITQDALALSLSLGIEKLLARMTPDQQGAIAVFEELGFHPEALFRDYVRDDSGASHDLVILSLDLVRHRAQLEAFGFSEV from the coding sequence ATGCCCGCTGCCCATGATTATCCCCGCCTCATTCCGCTGGGCGAGGTCACGTTCGAGCTGCGCCTGATGGGGCCGGACGATGCCGCCGCCGTACTCGCCTTCGCCGCCGGCATGCCGCACCACGACCTGCTGTTCCTCCAGCGCGACATCCGCAATCCGCGCGTCGTCGCCGCCTGGATCGATCAGATCGCCGCCGGCAACATCGTCACCGTGCTGGCCGTGCGGGACGGCCGCGTGCAGGGCTGCGCCGCGATCGTGCGGGATGGCCTCTCATGGTCGCCGCACGTGGGCGAGTGCCGCGTGGTCGTCGCGCCGGACGCGCGCGGCCACGGCCTCGGCCGGGAGATCACGCAGGACGCGCTGGCGCTCTCGCTGTCGCTCGGAATCGAGAAGCTGCTGGCGCGCATGACGCCGGACCAGCAGGGCGCGATCGCGGTGTTCGAGGAACTGGGCTTCCACCCCGAGGCGCTGTTCCGCGACTATGTGCGCGACGACAGCGGCGCCTCGCACGACCTCGTCATCCTCAGCCTCGATCTCGTCCGCCACCGTGCGCAGCTGGAGGCGTTCGGCTTCAGCGAGGTGTAG
- a CDS encoding ankyrin repeat domain-containing protein: MKLPDTTAAPHPLPSAERMQMLFFDAAREGRGDVIEALLVYGAVIDAHDGKGHTALILAAYHDRLAALNLLLMHGADPDAGDIARGNTALMGAAFKGHDAVAARLVAAGCTVNARNKAGQTALMMAAMFGRDDQVDMLLAAGADRDAVDAAGNTAASLAAGQRNAAMVARLSAPQRHAA; encoded by the coding sequence ATGAAACTTCCCGACACCACCGCCGCCCCGCATCCCCTGCCCAGCGCGGAACGCATGCAGATGCTGTTCTTCGATGCCGCCCGCGAAGGTCGCGGCGACGTGATAGAGGCGCTGCTCGTCTACGGCGCGGTGATCGACGCGCATGACGGCAAGGGCCATACCGCGCTGATCCTGGCCGCCTATCATGATCGTCTCGCCGCCCTGAACCTGCTGCTGATGCACGGCGCCGATCCCGATGCGGGCGATATCGCCCGCGGCAACACGGCGCTGATGGGCGCCGCCTTCAAGGGGCATGACGCGGTCGCCGCCCGCCTGGTGGCCGCCGGCTGCACGGTGAACGCGCGCAACAAGGCCGGCCAGACGGCGCTGATGATGGCCGCGATGTTCGGCCGCGACGATCAGGTGGACATGCTGCTCGCCGCCGGCGCCGATCGCGACGCGGTGGACGCCGCCGGCAACACCGCCGCCTCGCTCGCCGCCGGGCAGCGCAACGCGGCCATGGTCGCTCGTCTGTCCGCGCCGCAGAGGCACGCGGCGTGA